In a single window of the Coleofasciculaceae cyanobacterium genome:
- the pgsA gene encoding CDP-diacylglycerol--glycerol-3-phosphate 3-phosphatidyltransferase — protein MNLPTWITLSRLIGLPFILYLLHSPTPDNRWLCVGIFVVAAGTDWVDGYLARQLNQVTELGKFLDPLVDKLLVLGTLLALIELQLVPAWGVFLILARELAIAGWRVNPKLTGNSSISGANIWGKLKTVMQIIAIAFLIAPLSSQWDLPSTVLFWLAVAFSLISGWIYILPNISSSNKKSIFE, from the coding sequence ATGAATCTTCCTACTTGGATTACTTTATCTCGTCTAATCGGACTGCCATTTATTCTTTACTTGCTTCACTCCCCCACACCAGACAATCGTTGGCTCTGTGTGGGGATTTTTGTGGTCGCAGCAGGGACAGACTGGGTAGATGGCTATCTGGCTCGTCAATTAAACCAAGTGACAGAATTAGGTAAATTCCTCGATCCACTTGTAGATAAGCTTTTAGTATTGGGTACATTGTTAGCTTTAATTGAACTTCAGCTAGTCCCTGCTTGGGGGGTATTTCTAATTCTAGCCAGAGAATTAGCGATCGCAGGATGGCGCGTCAACCCCAAACTTACAGGAAACAGCAGCATTTCAGGGGCAAATATTTGGGGAAAGCTTAAAACCGTAATGCAAATTATTGCGATCGCTTTTTTAATTGCTCCCCTCTCTTCACAGTGGGATCTTCCCAGCACCGTTTTGTTTTGGCTAGCAGTCGCATTTAGCTTAATCTCTGGCTGGATTTATATTTTGCCTAATATTTCTTCATCCAACAAAAAATCTATTTTTGAGTGA
- a CDS encoding sugar transferase, with protein MTYPANLHPRDMRVLPFRTESQVHPSIDSKAKRILDIFGAIIGLVITGIVAIPVAIAMQLDNPGSIFYSQVRCGFEGKPFKIWKFRSMIVNADRKQHLVKNQAKGQIFKNENDPRITKVGRFLRRTSLDEFPQFWNVLQGDMSLVGTRPPTIEEVAMYEDHHFKRLKVKPGITGEWQVKGRSAVLDFEDIVRMDLNYQKRWSLLYDINLIIRTVAVVLIRKGAC; from the coding sequence ATGACTTATCCTGCCAATTTGCATCCTCGTGATATGAGAGTTCTGCCTTTCCGTACTGAATCTCAAGTTCATCCATCAATAGATAGCAAAGCTAAACGAATATTAGATATATTCGGCGCAATTATTGGTCTGGTTATTACAGGAATTGTTGCCATACCTGTGGCGATCGCCATGCAGCTCGATAATCCTGGTAGTATTTTTTACAGTCAAGTTCGTTGTGGTTTTGAGGGAAAGCCGTTTAAGATTTGGAAGTTTCGCTCGATGATTGTTAATGCAGATCGAAAACAGCATTTAGTAAAAAATCAGGCCAAAGGACAAATTTTTAAAAACGAAAACGATCCGCGCATTACCAAAGTTGGTCGTTTTTTACGCCGTACAAGCTTAGATGAATTCCCCCAATTTTGGAACGTTCTTCAAGGTGATATGAGCTTAGTCGGTACTCGTCCACCAACTATTGAAGAAGTTGCCATGTATGAAGATCATCATTTTAAACGTTTGAAAGTAAAGCCTGGTATTACGGGTGAATGGCAGGTCAAAGGTCGCTCAGCAGTATTAGACTTTGAGGATATTGTGCGTATGGATCTTAATTATCAAAAAAGATGGTCTTTGCTCTACGACATCAATTTAATTATACGTACCGTTGCTGTAGTTTTAATTCGTAAAGGAGCTTGTTGA
- a CDS encoding GFA family protein produces MAHLKGECLCGKIRYEYQGATGNLVHCHCSKCRKWHGAAFRSRMVVKQDGYELIQGKEYLARYQATPNVIKTFCQNCGSSLATIYPWRDNLLGLPIAGCEGELDEYQEFHIYTGSKAKWWRITDDLSQYENMPEDKTIVHCIDE; encoded by the coding sequence TTGGCTCATCTCAAAGGGGAATGTTTATGTGGCAAAATTCGCTACGAATATCAGGGTGCAACTGGTAACTTAGTTCACTGTCATTGTTCTAAATGTCGCAAGTGGCATGGCGCAGCCTTTAGAAGTCGTATGGTAGTTAAACAAGATGGCTACGAACTAATTCAAGGAAAAGAGTATTTGGCTCGTTATCAAGCTACACCCAATGTAATTAAAACTTTTTGCCAAAATTGTGGTTCGAGTTTAGCCACTATTTATCCTTGGCGAGATAATTTACTCGGCTTGCCTATTGCAGGGTGCGAAGGAGAACTAGATGAATATCAAGAATTTCATATTTATACTGGCTCAAAAGCTAAATGGTGGAGAATTACCGATGATTTGTCTCAATATGAAAATATGCCCGAAGATAAGACAATTGTTCACTGTATCGATGAATAG
- a CDS encoding HAD family hydrolase, producing MKAVIFDIDGTLLQSDANDDALYLAAVRDVLGSVNLRPTWSMYTQFTAAGILAEILNDNSIDATIDTVAAVRDRFVASVRHHVFDHGPFAEIPGAKAFVEGLHDSPTHRIAYATGGWRGSALLKLSMSGFPVTGVPLATSDDHFQRQEIMLYALRQLNGVFSTITYYGDGHWDAAAAKALGWNFVPVGRKLNGLTRFDSGAA from the coding sequence ATGAAGGCAGTCATTTTTGACATTGATGGAACGCTTCTGCAATCCGACGCGAATGACGACGCGTTGTACTTGGCAGCAGTCCGCGATGTACTTGGCAGTGTTAACTTGCGTCCGACTTGGAGTATGTACACCCAATTCACTGCTGCTGGGATATTGGCCGAGATTCTTAATGACAACTCTATAGACGCAACGATAGACACAGTAGCGGCAGTTCGAGACCGGTTTGTTGCCAGCGTTCGTCATCATGTTTTTGACCACGGACCGTTTGCAGAGATTCCGGGTGCCAAGGCCTTTGTGGAGGGTCTGCACGATTCACCCACACATCGGATTGCGTACGCTACAGGAGGCTGGCGCGGATCGGCGCTACTAAAGCTATCGATGTCGGGCTTTCCTGTGACAGGCGTTCCGTTGGCTACGTCCGATGACCATTTCCAGAGGCAGGAAATAATGCTTTACGCGCTGCGACAACTCAATGGCGTCTTTTCCACCATTACTTACTATGGGGACGGCCATTGGGATGCCGCCGCTGCAAAGGCGCTTGGGTGGAACTTTGTTCCCGTTGGAAGAAAACTCAATGGGCTAACTAGATTTGACTCAGGTGCCGCCTAA
- a CDS encoding BamA/TamA family outer membrane protein — MSFSTVFAASSVVAQSASNIVESNKPKQKERSRPPVFSGQKVRSEAVVPVGNNKTTITDVVVRYVDENGNLTTGKTNPDVITREFALQPGDNYDARLAKEGLEGVLDLAIIERASLTLETVADNQAVMAIAVQESSNFSLGFGLTLPPPTALQGPVRPTSVNAVSDSASGFGGGVQVGLINLGGNNQEIDLGVEGGAQNFGLNLGYRKFFQHDRGIGVNLFSRRAVEPEFDESDRDIDLPDDDDPWIHRLGGGVEYFQPLGKDFQGAIGVSYQRVAVRDGAFSDNTEPRDELGNRLMVDDDGDDLLTLNFAAVLNRQNNPRNPTRGYKLEFGSDQYFPIGEADILANRLAANYTQYIPLPLFGFAKGAKTLVLNVQGGTILGDAIPYDAFILGGSSSVRGYDTAKISTSRSFIQATAEYRYPIFGFNLFNNDIDVGGTLFIDYATDLGSADAVIGQPAIVRDRSGDGLGYGLGLRALTPIGAVRTEFALNDQGNTKFIFTVGDRF; from the coding sequence ATGAGTTTTAGCACAGTATTCGCAGCCAGCAGTGTTGTGGCTCAATCAGCATCTAATATAGTTGAATCAAATAAACCTAAGCAGAAAGAGCGATCGCGCCCTCCCGTATTTTCAGGGCAAAAAGTTCGTTCGGAAGCTGTTGTTCCTGTGGGAAATAACAAAACTACCATTACCGATGTTGTGGTGCGCTATGTGGATGAGAATGGCAATCTGACTACAGGCAAAACTAATCCTGACGTGATTACCAGAGAATTTGCTCTCCAACCTGGAGATAATTATGATGCTCGGTTAGCCAAAGAAGGTTTAGAGGGAGTTTTAGATTTAGCGATTATTGAGCGTGCTAGTCTTACTCTAGAAACAGTTGCAGACAATCAGGCGGTAATGGCGATCGCAGTTCAAGAAAGCAGTAATTTTTCCCTTGGCTTTGGTTTAACTTTACCGCCTCCTACAGCTCTCCAGGGGCCAGTTAGACCTACTAGTGTCAACGCAGTATCTGATAGTGCTAGTGGTTTTGGCGGCGGGGTTCAGGTAGGTTTGATCAACCTCGGCGGTAACAATCAGGAAATAGATTTAGGTGTAGAAGGGGGAGCGCAAAATTTTGGGCTTAATTTAGGATATAGAAAGTTTTTTCAACACGATCGCGGTATTGGAGTCAACTTATTCAGCCGCAGGGCAGTAGAACCCGAATTTGATGAGAGCGATCGCGATATAGATTTGCCTGATGATGACGATCCTTGGATACATCGTCTCGGCGGTGGAGTAGAGTATTTTCAACCACTAGGAAAAGATTTTCAAGGTGCGATCGGCGTTTCTTATCAACGAGTAGCCGTCAGAGATGGAGCGTTTTCTGACAATACTGAACCGCGAGATGAATTAGGTAATCGTTTGATGGTAGATGATGATGGAGATGATTTGCTGACGTTAAATTTTGCTGCGGTATTGAATCGGCAAAACAATCCCAGAAATCCTACTCGTGGCTACAAGCTGGAGTTTGGTAGCGATCAATATTTTCCGATCGGCGAAGCTGACATTTTAGCCAATCGTCTAGCTGCTAACTATACTCAATACATTCCTCTTCCCTTATTTGGCTTTGCTAAAGGGGCAAAAACCTTGGTTCTCAATGTTCAGGGAGGAACTATTTTAGGGGATGCAATTCCCTACGATGCTTTTATTTTAGGCGGTTCTAGTTCAGTGCGAGGTTATGACACTGCCAAAATTAGTACCTCTCGGAGTTTTATTCAGGCTACTGCTGAATATCGCTATCCTATTTTTGGTTTTAACCTGTTCAATAATGATATTGATGTAGGAGGGACATTATTTATTGACTATGCTACCGATTTAGGTTCTGCTGATGCGGTAATTGGTCAGCCTGCTATTGTTCGAGATCGCTCAGGAGATGGCCTAGGCTATGGTCTAGGCTTACGTGCCTTAACTCCTATTGGTGCTGTGCGGACAGAATTTGCCCTTAATGATCAAGGAAATACTAAGTTTATTTTTACAGTCGGCGATCGCTTTTAA
- the prfC gene encoding peptide chain release factor 3, translated as MPAELQTEIEQAVSSRRNFAIISHPDAGKTTLTEKLLLYGGAIHEAGAVKARREQRKVTSDWMEMEQQRGISITSTVLQFIYDNFQINLLDTPGHQDFSEDTYRTLAAADNSVMLIDAAKGLEPQTRKLFEVCQLRSLPIFTFVNKLDRPGRDAFELIDEIEQELGLQTYAVNWPIGMGDRFKGVFDRRERKIHLFERRSHGSKAAQDTVIELGDPRLEEYLEQELYFQLKEELEILDEIGAEFDLEQVHAGKMTPIFFGSAMTNFGVELFLKAFLEYAQKPESHNSSIGVIEPTYEEFTGFVFKLQANMDPKHRDRVAFVRVCTGKFEKDMTVQHARTGKTVRLSRPQKLFAQGRESLDEAFPGDIIGLNNPGVFAIGDTIYNGKKIEYEGIPCFSPEIFAYLKNPNPSKFKQFQKGIKELQEEGAVQVMYSTDEFKRDPILAAVGQLQIEVVQFRMQNEYNVETAIEPLPYSVARWVHGGWSALEKAGRIFNAIAVKDNWGRPVLLFKNEWNLRQIQQDKPELQLKSIAPVGSGMQPD; from the coding sequence ATGCCCGCAGAACTCCAGACTGAAATCGAACAGGCTGTATCTAGTCGCCGTAATTTTGCTATTATTTCCCACCCCGACGCAGGAAAAACCACCCTAACAGAAAAGCTCTTGCTTTATGGGGGTGCAATTCACGAAGCGGGTGCGGTTAAAGCCCGTCGAGAACAGCGTAAGGTTACTTCCGACTGGATGGAAATGGAACAGCAGCGGGGAATTTCGATTACCTCTACAGTATTGCAGTTTATTTATGACAATTTTCAGATTAATCTTTTAGATACTCCTGGACACCAAGATTTCAGTGAAGATACTTATCGTACCTTGGCTGCTGCGGATAATTCGGTGATGCTGATTGATGCCGCTAAGGGACTTGAGCCACAGACTCGTAAATTGTTTGAAGTCTGCCAACTGCGATCGCTCCCCATTTTTACCTTTGTTAATAAGCTCGATCGCCCAGGAAGAGATGCTTTTGAACTCATTGATGAAATCGAGCAGGAATTGGGCTTACAGACTTATGCAGTCAATTGGCCGATCGGTATGGGCGATCGCTTTAAAGGCGTATTTGACCGTCGCGAACGTAAAATTCACCTATTTGAACGTCGTTCTCACGGCAGTAAGGCAGCCCAAGATACGGTAATCGAACTAGGCGATCCTCGCCTTGAAGAATATCTCGAACAAGAGCTTTATTTTCAGCTAAAAGAAGAATTAGAAATCCTTGATGAGATTGGAGCAGAATTTGACCTAGAACAGGTTCACGCAGGGAAAATGACCCCGATTTTCTTTGGCAGCGCCATGACCAACTTTGGAGTAGAGCTATTTCTTAAAGCCTTTTTAGAATATGCACAAAAACCTGAATCTCACAATTCTTCTATTGGCGTAATTGAGCCTACTTATGAGGAATTTACGGGGTTTGTCTTTAAACTACAGGCAAACATGGATCCTAAACATCGCGATCGCGTGGCGTTTGTGCGCGTCTGTACGGGGAAGTTTGAAAAAGATATGACGGTGCAACACGCTCGTACTGGTAAAACTGTGCGCTTGTCTCGTCCTCAAAAGCTATTTGCTCAGGGTAGAGAATCTCTTGATGAAGCTTTTCCAGGGGATATTATTGGTTTAAATAATCCTGGAGTATTTGCGATCGGCGATACGATTTACAACGGTAAAAAAATAGAATACGAGGGTATTCCCTGTTTTTCGCCTGAAATTTTTGCTTATCTCAAAAATCCTAACCCCTCTAAATTCAAGCAGTTTCAAAAAGGGATTAAAGAATTGCAGGAAGAAGGTGCAGTACAGGTAATGTATTCTACCGATGAATTTAAACGCGATCCTATTTTGGCAGCCGTAGGACAGTTGCAGATCGAAGTAGTGCAGTTTCGGATGCAAAACGAATACAACGTAGAAACGGCGATCGAGCCTTTACCCTACAGCGTAGCCCGGTGGGTACATGGTGGTTGGTCAGCCTTAGAAAAAGCGGGTCGAATCTTTAATGCGATCGCCGTTAAAGATAACTGGGGTAGACCAGTCCTGCTGTTCAAAAACGAATGGAACCTACGCCAAATTCAACAGGATAAGCCAGAGCTTCAGCTAAAATCTATCGCTCCTGTAGGTTCGGGAATGCAGCCAGATTAA
- a CDS encoding DUF2232 domain-containing protein, which yields MSTEDHKRSLSDAINQADENEINWVDGDSEPIIQAYTASSSKKTNEQTKTATNTIVMVETAFLASAASLVWLINYYFPLGPVLKVFFPIPIALIYLRRGNRASWMAAIVSGLLLLVLMGPTRSVIFLMPYGFMGVLLGACWQRKVSWLFSIGLGAGIGSLGLFFRFWLTSILVGENLWIYAITQITQLLDWIFFKLGILAQPDFALIQTLAIGSIIVQNLVYLFAVHLVALMLLDRLNNPISRPPEWVRVLLDY from the coding sequence ATGTCTACAGAAGACCATAAACGATCATTATCTGACGCTATTAATCAGGCTGATGAGAACGAGATTAACTGGGTCGATGGAGATTCTGAGCCGATAATTCAAGCTTACACAGCATCCTCCTCCAAAAAAACGAACGAACAGACTAAGACTGCTACTAATACGATAGTAATGGTAGAAACTGCTTTTTTAGCTAGCGCTGCTAGTCTGGTATGGCTAATTAATTATTACTTCCCTCTGGGACCGGTTTTAAAAGTTTTCTTTCCCATTCCCATTGCGCTTATTTATTTGAGGCGAGGTAATCGTGCTTCTTGGATGGCAGCAATTGTGTCCGGATTACTGTTGCTAGTTTTAATGGGACCTACTCGAAGCGTTATCTTTCTGATGCCTTACGGATTTATGGGAGTACTGCTAGGGGCTTGTTGGCAGCGTAAAGTAAGCTGGCTATTTTCAATTGGCTTGGGTGCTGGTATTGGCTCATTGGGACTATTTTTTCGTTTTTGGCTGACTTCTATTTTGGTTGGAGAAAACCTTTGGATCTACGCGATTACTCAAATTACCCAGCTGCTAGACTGGATTTTCTTCAAGTTAGGTATCTTGGCACAGCCAGATTTTGCCTTGATTCAAACTCTGGCTATAGGATCGATTATTGTCCAGAATTTAGTTTATCTATTTGCAGTACATTTAGTGGCTTTGATGTTGCTAGATCGTTTAAATAATCCTATTTCTCGTCCTCCTGAATGGGTTAGAGTTTTATTAGACTATTAG
- a CDS encoding Crp/Fnr family transcriptional regulator codes for MEDQSRYLESNINHEELIQLVPFMSDLPEDSIHKIATHFVTISHPPNQVLLLENDWGGSVYFILEGWVKIRTYNLDGKEITLNILGRGEIFGEMAAMDKMPRSTDAITLTKTLIGRIPAEDFVNLINTEPMAGVRLVQLMAKRLRQVNRRLQLREASSISRVADAILFLVEGQGTEGEKGTEIPNLPHREISSLSGLARETVTRVLTKLEKKGLIQRNADSMRIPDLPALEDTIC; via the coding sequence ATGGAAGACCAATCTCGTTATCTAGAGTCCAATATTAATCATGAAGAACTAATTCAATTAGTTCCGTTTATGTCTGATTTACCAGAAGATAGTATTCATAAAATAGCGACTCATTTTGTGACCATCTCTCATCCGCCAAATCAAGTATTGCTTTTAGAAAATGATTGGGGTGGCTCAGTGTATTTTATTTTAGAAGGATGGGTAAAAATTCGTACCTACAACCTAGATGGCAAAGAAATTACTCTTAATATCTTGGGTAGAGGCGAAATTTTTGGTGAGATGGCAGCAATGGATAAAATGCCGCGTTCAACAGATGCTATTACCTTAACCAAAACTTTAATTGGTAGAATACCAGCAGAAGATTTTGTTAATCTGATTAATACTGAACCCATGGCAGGAGTTCGTTTGGTTCAATTAATGGCAAAGCGATTACGCCAAGTCAACCGACGACTTCAATTACGAGAAGCTAGCAGTATTTCAAGAGTTGCTGATGCTATCTTGTTTTTAGTAGAGGGACAGGGAACAGAAGGCGAAAAAGGCACAGAAATTCCCAATTTACCTCATCGAGAAATAAGTAGTTTAAGTGGATTAGCGAGGGAAACTGTTACCAGAGTATTGACTAAACTAGAAAAGAAAGGTTTGATTCAAAGAAACGCAGATTCAATGCGTATACCCGATCTTCCTGCTTTAGAAGACACAATTTGTTAA
- a CDS encoding GNAT family N-acetyltransferase, which translates to MKNITYASTEDAAAILELQKLAYQSEAKLYKDFSIPPLIQTMEELEVNFTGKVFLKAQVESKIIGSVRGYQAGNTCYIERLIVHPNHQGQGIGTALIKSFESCFGQVQRFELFTGTKSDRNIHLYERLGYRIFKNAEINKNLSFVFMEKHK; encoded by the coding sequence ATGAAAAATATCACATATGCTTCAACTGAAGATGCAGCAGCCATTCTCGAACTGCAAAAGTTGGCATATCAGAGTGAAGCAAAGCTGTACAAGGACTTTAGTATTCCACCGCTGATTCAAACGATGGAAGAATTAGAGGTTAACTTCACTGGTAAAGTTTTCTTGAAGGCTCAAGTTGAGAGCAAGATTATTGGTTCAGTCAGAGGTTATCAAGCAGGAAATACTTGCTATATTGAGCGGCTAATTGTTCATCCCAATCATCAAGGACAAGGCATCGGCACGGCGTTAATCAAGTCGTTTGAGTCATGTTTCGGTCAAGTGCAACGGTTTGAACTGTTCACGGGAACCAAGAGCGATCGCAATATTCATCTTTATGAGCGGCTTGGGTATAGGATATTCAAGAATGCGGAGATAAATAAAAATTTGTCGTTCGTGTTCATGGAGAAACACAAGTGA
- a CDS encoding shikimate dehydrogenase: MQLITGKTKLLGIIGDPVEHSLSPVMHNAAIARLGLDYIYVPFPVKQGDLAQAIAGFTAVDLVGFSITIPHKQEIIPLLSEISADAANIGAVNTVWRTASGWKGTNTDAVGFIAPLKTMTHDWTQMTPVILGNGGAARAVIAGLTNLGCQEIHIVGRNPDKLARFYQSWSHAPNITSRLKIHNWDNLTSLIAAADLLVNTTPVGMSPHVDASPVEESLMQKLKSNAIAYDLIYTPNPTQFLKLAQAQGATAIDGLEMLVQQGVAALKIWLQQPVPVEVMRNSLKNCL, translated from the coding sequence ATGCAACTAATCACAGGAAAAACTAAACTGCTTGGGATTATCGGCGATCCTGTAGAACATTCCTTATCTCCAGTAATGCACAATGCAGCGATCGCGCGTTTAGGACTGGACTATATCTACGTACCTTTTCCAGTTAAGCAGGGAGACTTAGCTCAAGCGATCGCTGGTTTCACTGCCGTCGATTTAGTTGGATTTAGCATCACTATTCCTCATAAACAAGAGATAATTCCTCTGCTGAGCGAAATTTCCGCTGATGCAGCTAATATTGGTGCGGTTAATACCGTCTGGCGTACTGCCTCTGGTTGGAAAGGTACAAACACTGATGCGGTCGGTTTTATTGCTCCTTTAAAAACTATGACCCACGACTGGACACAGATGACTCCTGTGATTTTGGGTAACGGTGGTGCAGCTAGAGCAGTAATTGCTGGTTTGACTAACCTGGGCTGCCAAGAGATTCATATTGTTGGACGTAATCCCGATAAGTTAGCGCGATTTTATCAAAGTTGGTCACACGCGCCAAATATTACTTCAAGACTGAAAATACATAACTGGGATAATTTAACTAGCTTAATTGCTGCTGCGGATTTACTGGTTAATACAACTCCCGTAGGAATGTCACCTCATGTAGATGCTTCTCCTGTCGAGGAATCATTGATGCAGAAACTTAAATCAAATGCGATCGCCTACGACTTAATTTATACTCCTAACCCGACACAGTTTCTTAAACTAGCTCAAGCTCAAGGAGCAACGGCGATCGACGGTCTAGAAATGCTGGTGCAACAGGGAGTAGCTGCTCTCAAAATTTGGCTACAGCAACCAGTCCCTGTAGAAGTGATGCGAAATTCCCTAAAAAACTGTTTATAA
- a CDS encoding geranylgeranyl reductase family protein, with protein sequence MFDCIIVGAGPAGSSAAYHLAKQGHSILVVDKADFPRTKSCGGGVSPAIAQWFDFDFSPVVQNHVSQVKYTFKMGDPAEVQLKDVTPMWMVQREQFDNFLIEQAIGQGAEFKSGVEVKGAILQGDTWQIQTSAGTFEGKYLIAADGANSTVAKLLDMSNTSTIAGASLQVPGAVSDRRKVTAFFDFGSLKNGFMWCFPKADGYSFSAAYVRNPQGKTDELKKQLTKYAELFNLYASQGEYQEHPLNLWHENRTLHSDRALLAGEAAGIVDPLIGEGIRPAMFTGVKAAGAVIGALKGEANALADYTESINQEWGTNLAKADFLAGLFYKAPKIAYKVGVKRPAAGQLMGKILCGELSYSQVADKATQKLKFIPGIG encoded by the coding sequence ATGTTTGACTGTATTATCGTAGGTGCTGGTCCTGCTGGAAGTAGTGCTGCTTATCATTTGGCGAAGCAAGGACATTCAATTTTAGTAGTAGACAAAGCGGATTTTCCTCGTACTAAATCCTGTGGAGGTGGTGTTTCTCCTGCGATCGCTCAATGGTTTGATTTTGATTTTTCTCCTGTAGTGCAAAATCATGTTTCCCAGGTTAAATACACTTTTAAAATGGGCGATCCTGCTGAGGTACAGCTAAAAGATGTTACTCCAATGTGGATGGTACAGCGCGAGCAGTTTGATAATTTTTTGATCGAGCAAGCTATAGGTCAAGGAGCAGAATTCAAAAGCGGAGTGGAGGTTAAAGGAGCTATTTTACAGGGTGATACTTGGCAAATTCAGACTAGTGCAGGAACGTTTGAAGGCAAGTATTTGATTGCAGCAGATGGAGCTAATAGCACCGTAGCGAAGCTATTGGACATGAGTAACACTTCAACTATTGCAGGAGCTAGTTTACAAGTACCAGGAGCAGTGAGCGATCGCCGTAAAGTAACGGCATTTTTTGACTTTGGGTCTTTAAAGAACGGTTTTATGTGGTGTTTTCCTAAAGCTGACGGCTATTCGTTTAGTGCTGCTTATGTACGTAATCCTCAAGGGAAGACTGATGAGCTAAAAAAACAGTTAACTAAGTATGCAGAATTATTTAATTTATATGCCAGTCAAGGAGAATACCAAGAACATCCTTTAAATCTATGGCATGAAAATCGCACCCTACACAGCGATCGCGCTTTATTAGCGGGAGAGGCAGCAGGAATAGTCGATCCTTTGATTGGGGAAGGCATTCGACCAGCTATGTTTACAGGAGTAAAGGCAGCAGGAGCAGTTATCGGCGCGCTCAAGGGAGAAGCTAATGCCTTAGCCGACTACACAGAGTCGATAAATCAGGAATGGGGAACGAATTTAGCTAAAGCTGACTTCCTGGCAGGTTTGTTCTATAAAGCACCTAAAATTGCCTATAAAGTAGGGGTTAAACGTCCTGCTGCGGGTCAGTTGATGGGTAAAATTCTTTGTGGCGAATTGAGTTATTCTCAAGTTGCCGATAAAGCGACTCAGAAATTAAAGTTTATTCCAGGGATAGGGTGA
- a CDS encoding NAD-dependent epimerase/dehydratase family protein, with translation MRILMMGGTRFIGVYLTKILLEQGHEVVLFNRGNHPAPVEGVKQIKGDRQDASQLKEKLAGESFDAIFDNNGRELSDTQPLVEIFNAKVKHFVYVSSVGVYAKSSQMPHIEGDPVDPNSRHKGKHHTEAYLAESGIPWTSIRPVYIYGPQNYNDLEAWFFDRIVRDRPIPIPGNGMYITQFGHIQDLALAMASVLDNQTAIGKIYNISGDRYVTFDGLAYACAEAAGKSSEVKLVHYDPAKFDFGKRKAFPIRQQHFFADIHQAKTDLDWQPKYDLVSGLKDSFQNDYLASARDHSKIDFLLDEEILGKI, from the coding sequence ATGCGAATTTTAATGATGGGGGGGACTCGCTTTATTGGAGTTTACCTGACTAAAATTTTACTTGAGCAAGGACATGAGGTTGTACTATTTAATCGGGGTAATCATCCCGCGCCAGTAGAGGGAGTAAAGCAGATTAAAGGCGATCGCCAGGATGCAAGCCAGCTAAAAGAAAAGCTAGCAGGGGAAAGCTTTGATGCGATCTTTGATAATAATGGACGGGAATTAAGCGATACTCAACCTTTAGTCGAAATTTTTAACGCTAAGGTCAAGCATTTTGTTTATGTAAGTTCTGTTGGAGTATACGCTAAATCATCTCAAATGCCACATATTGAAGGCGATCCTGTAGATCCCAACAGTCGCCACAAAGGCAAGCATCATACGGAAGCTTATTTAGCTGAGTCGGGTATTCCCTGGACTTCTATTCGCCCAGTGTATATTTATGGACCTCAAAACTACAACGATTTAGAAGCCTGGTTCTTCGATCGCATTGTACGCGATCGCCCAATCCCTATTCCAGGTAACGGAATGTATATTACCCAGTTTGGTCATATTCAAGATTTAGCTTTGGCAATGGCTAGCGTTTTAGATAATCAAACTGCTATTGGTAAAATCTATAATATTTCAGGCGATCGCTACGTCACTTTCGACGGGTTAGCTTATGCTTGTGCTGAAGCTGCGGGTAAATCATCTGAAGTGAAGCTAGTTCATTACGATCCTGCTAAATTTGACTTTGGTAAACGCAAGGCTTTTCCGATACGTCAACAGCACTTCTTTGCAGATATACATCAGGCGAAAACTGATTTGGATTGGCAACCGAAGTATGATTTAGTTTCGGGTTTGAAAGACTCTTTCCAAAATGACTATCTCGCCTCGGCAAGAGATCACTCAAAAATAGATTTTTTGTTGGATGAAGAAATATTAGGCAAAATATAA